A single window of Paracoccus albus DNA harbors:
- the nrdI gene encoding class Ib ribonucleoside-diphosphate reductase assembly flavoprotein NrdI: MAQLVFFSSRSGNTAKFVARLGMDALRIPVSADEPMPMPDQPYVLITPSYADGEGRGAVHPQIVRFLNDPARRALIRGVIASGNRNFGQFFALAGRRVADKLNVPLLYRFELAGNDEDIALVTQGLNRFWRETCLMTA; encoded by the coding sequence ATGGCGCAGCTCGTTTTCTTTTCCTCTCGCTCGGGCAATACGGCGAAATTCGTCGCCCGGCTTGGGATGGACGCGCTGCGGATCCCGGTTTCCGCTGATGAGCCGATGCCAATGCCCGATCAGCCTTATGTGCTGATAACGCCAAGCTACGCAGACGGTGAAGGGCGCGGTGCCGTGCATCCCCAGATCGTCCGCTTCCTGAACGATCCCGCCCGCAGGGCGCTGATCCGCGGCGTGATCGCCAGCGGAAATCGTAATTTTGGACAGTTTTTCGCGCTTGCCGGCCGCCGCGTCGCTGACAAGCTGAACGTGCCGCTGCTGTATCGTTTTGAGCTGGCAGGCAATGACGAAGATATCGCCCTTGTTACCCAAGGGCTTAACCGATTCTGGAGAGAGACATGCTTGATGACCGCCTGA
- a CDS encoding PLP-dependent aminotransferase family protein, with amino-acid sequence MITRDDNTLAGKVAAEIEARVSAGSLSVGSRLPSLRKAMVQFGVSKNTMVEAYDRLVARGVVEARPGSGFYIRQQHAAPAIPERPHLQEAVDAATLLTEQLERRFRTRIGEGRPPSAWIDGAVGIRHLRQAMAGHGGKSGQHYDDPAGYEPMRERLAGMLAERAITVDPANIVLTFGGNHAFDLIIRQLIRPGDPVLVESPGYYPLYAKLKLMGARMVPVMRGPRGPDPDHLETAAASSGARVFFTQSLAHNPTGGSLDLPTAHQILRVAEANGLTIIEDDIFGDLLPPTAPRLAALDGSQRVLLVGSFAKTLSATLRVGYVAGPERLMKPLQAIKMLTVVNSCGHTERVVNAVMADGAYRRHLGRLRRRIMQSAGVLTGWVRDLGLQVSVDPAGGYYAWLQLPKGMSDRDLARRAAEQDIFLAPGAIFYPDGTGTEDGYLRLNVGYADDPRIARFLKAECQATL; translated from the coding sequence TTGATCACCCGCGATGACAACACACTTGCCGGAAAGGTTGCCGCAGAGATTGAGGCGAGGGTCAGCGCGGGCAGTCTGTCTGTCGGTTCGCGGCTGCCTTCGCTGCGCAAGGCGATGGTTCAGTTCGGCGTGTCAAAGAATACGATGGTCGAAGCTTACGACCGTTTGGTTGCACGCGGTGTGGTGGAGGCGAGGCCCGGTTCGGGCTTTTATATCCGTCAGCAACACGCCGCCCCCGCGATCCCAGAGCGACCGCATCTGCAAGAGGCCGTAGACGCTGCGACATTGCTGACCGAACAGTTGGAGCGTCGGTTCCGCACGCGGATAGGAGAGGGTCGCCCCCCGTCCGCATGGATCGACGGTGCAGTGGGCATACGTCATTTGCGGCAAGCCATGGCAGGCCACGGTGGGAAATCGGGGCAGCATTACGACGATCCGGCCGGTTATGAGCCGATGAGGGAACGCCTGGCGGGGATGCTGGCCGAACGAGCGATCACAGTCGATCCGGCAAATATCGTTCTGACCTTTGGCGGAAACCATGCCTTTGACCTGATCATCCGCCAGTTGATCAGGCCGGGCGATCCGGTACTGGTTGAAAGCCCAGGTTACTATCCGCTTTACGCCAAACTGAAGCTGATGGGTGCGCGTATGGTTCCGGTCATGCGCGGACCTCGCGGACCTGATCCCGATCATCTGGAGACGGCGGCCGCGTCCAGCGGTGCGAGGGTGTTTTTCACCCAGTCACTGGCGCATAATCCTACGGGCGGCTCGCTGGATCTGCCAACGGCACATCAAATCCTGCGTGTTGCAGAAGCGAATGGTCTGACCATCATCGAGGATGACATTTTCGGCGATCTCCTGCCGCCAACGGCACCGCGCCTTGCGGCGTTGGATGGTTCGCAACGTGTGCTGTTGGTTGGAAGCTTCGCCAAAACCCTTTCGGCCACCCTGCGCGTTGGATATGTCGCCGGGCCTGAGCGGTTGATGAAGCCGCTTCAGGCCATCAAGATGCTGACCGTCGTCAATAGCTGCGGCCATACCGAGCGTGTGGTGAACGCCGTCATGGCGGACGGTGCCTATCGCAGGCATCTGGGGCGGTTGAGACGACGTATCATGCAAAGCGCGGGGGTGCTGACTGGCTGGGTGCGCGATCTCGGCCTGCAGGTCAGCGTCGATCCGGCTGGCGGTTATTATGCGTGGTTGCAACTGCCAAAGGGCATGAGCGACCGCGATCTGGCCCGAAGGGCGGCAGAGCAGGATATTTTTCTTGCACCCGGCGCAATCTTTTATCCGGACGGGACGGGAACGGAAGACGGCTATCTTCGGCTGAATGTGGGCTACGCTGATGATCCGCGCATTGCCCGCTTTCTGAAAGCAGAGTGTCAGGCAACGCTTTAA
- the dctP gene encoding TRAP transporter substrate-binding protein DctP, translating into MTIRFTRRGFVAAGLGTVAASSLAAPALSQGADKVNWRMQALWDGGTTPQEYEEMFVKLVGEKTGGAFEINLFSAGQIVPPAEAFDAVRGGAFELMKTFDGYTAGKIPAHAFTATIPFGYLKAEDYSAWFYDHGGIDMAREAYSPAGLHYIAPQVYDQEPIHSTVEIRSLADLSGNKGRFTGLASTVMSGFGVAVSPLPTAEVYSALDKGLIDIADRGDLQANLDAGLAEVAKFIILPGVHQPTTATSYVANTRAHDALPDDFKTALAEAAKEVSDAYQENKNQTDASALEAFQAAGVEVIELSGDEVTEGRVKAADMWREATKDDPLAVKILDSQMAQMRELGLLS; encoded by the coding sequence ATGACCATTCGCTTTACCCGTCGCGGCTTCGTGGCTGCCGGCCTTGGCACCGTTGCCGCTTCAAGCCTTGCCGCGCCTGCGCTTTCGCAGGGCGCTGACAAGGTCAACTGGCGCATGCAAGCGCTGTGGGACGGTGGCACCACGCCGCAGGAATACGAAGAAATGTTCGTTAAGCTTGTTGGCGAAAAGACCGGCGGCGCATTCGAAATCAACCTGTTCTCTGCCGGGCAGATCGTCCCCCCGGCAGAAGCGTTTGATGCGGTGCGGGGCGGCGCGTTCGAGCTGATGAAAACCTTTGACGGCTATACCGCTGGTAAAATCCCGGCCCACGCCTTCACCGCGACGATCCCCTTCGGCTATCTGAAGGCAGAAGATTACAGCGCATGGTTCTATGACCACGGCGGCATCGACATGGCACGCGAAGCCTACAGCCCTGCCGGCCTGCATTACATTGCACCGCAGGTCTACGATCAGGAACCGATCCACTCCACCGTCGAAATCCGCTCGCTCGCCGATCTGAGCGGCAATAAGGGTCGCTTTACAGGTCTGGCCTCAACGGTGATGAGCGGATTTGGCGTTGCCGTATCTCCACTGCCGACGGCAGAAGTATATTCGGCGCTCGACAAGGGGCTGATCGATATTGCCGACCGGGGCGATCTGCAAGCCAATCTGGATGCAGGTCTGGCCGAGGTGGCGAAATTCATCATCCTGCCCGGCGTCCACCAGCCGACCACCGCCACCAGCTATGTCGCCAATACCCGTGCCCACGATGCGCTGCCCGATGACTTCAAGACAGCATTGGCAGAGGCCGCGAAAGAGGTTTCGGACGCCTATCAGGAAAATAAGAACCAAACCGATGCATCGGCACTGGAAGCCTTCCAGGCGGCTGGTGTCGAAGTGATTGAGCTTTCGGGCGACGAAGTGACAGAGGGTCGCGTCAAGGCGGCAGATATGTGGAGAGAGGCGACGAAGGACGACCCGCTTGCCGTGAAGATCCTCGATTCTCAGATGGCGCAAATGCGCGAACTGGGTCTGCTGTCCTAA
- a CDS encoding hydroxymethylglutaryl-CoA reductase, degradative, with protein MTYPANATNSRIENMRAMTPAERLAAVADAAGLSPDDRNRLEAANALPLQTADGMIENVIGRLEIPLGVATNFTINGVDRLIPMAVEEPSVVAAASYMARIARDCGGFHASTTDPIMRAQVQILDVKDPHGARQRILAAREELVESANGRDKVLVSLGGGCRDIEVHIFEESPRGPMVVAHLLVDVRDAMGANTVNTMAEYLAPRLAELAEGTSRLRILSNLADRRLARAWVRITPEALTTKNLQGADVIEGILDAQALAVVDPYRAATHNKGIMNGIDPVIVATGNDWRAIEAGAHAWAARSGRYTSLTNWEKDGAGNLVGSLEMPMAVGIVGGATKTHPLAATALRLAGVTSAPELAEIAVVVGLAQNMAALRALATEGIQRGHMALHARNIAIVAGAEGAEVDEIARQLAADHDVRVERAKELLDHMRK; from the coding sequence ATGACGTATCCGGCCAACGCTACAAATTCGCGCATCGAAAACATGCGCGCCATGACCCCGGCAGAGCGTCTGGCAGCTGTTGCGGATGCGGCGGGCCTTTCCCCCGACGACCGAAACCGGTTGGAAGCGGCGAATGCGCTGCCGCTGCAAACCGCTGACGGCATGATCGAAAATGTCATCGGACGGCTGGAAATTCCATTGGGCGTCGCAACGAATTTTACCATCAATGGCGTCGACCGCCTGATTCCGATGGCGGTCGAGGAACCCTCTGTCGTGGCCGCTGCCAGCTACATGGCGCGAATCGCGCGTGACTGTGGCGGGTTCCATGCCTCGACCACGGACCCGATCATGCGGGCACAGGTACAGATACTGGATGTCAAAGACCCGCATGGCGCCCGACAGCGCATTCTTGCCGCCCGCGAAGAGCTGGTCGAGTCCGCGAATGGCCGCGACAAGGTGCTGGTCAGCTTGGGCGGCGGCTGTCGCGACATAGAGGTGCATATTTTTGAGGAAAGCCCGCGCGGCCCGATGGTTGTCGCACATCTTCTGGTTGATGTGCGCGATGCGATGGGTGCCAATACGGTCAACACGATGGCGGAATATCTGGCCCCACGGCTGGCCGAACTGGCAGAAGGCACGTCGCGGTTGCGTATATTGTCGAACCTCGCCGACCGCAGGCTGGCCCGCGCCTGGGTGCGCATCACGCCAGAGGCGCTGACGACGAAGAACCTTCAGGGCGCTGATGTCATCGAAGGTATTCTGGACGCGCAGGCGCTCGCAGTTGTCGACCCCTATCGCGCTGCAACCCACAACAAAGGCATCATGAACGGCATAGACCCGGTTATCGTCGCCACCGGCAATGACTGGCGTGCGATTGAAGCCGGGGCACATGCCTGGGCCGCACGCAGCGGGCGCTATACCTCGCTGACCAACTGGGAAAAGGACGGCGCGGGCAATCTTGTCGGATCGCTTGAGATGCCGATGGCCGTCGGCATTGTCGGCGGTGCAACCAAAACGCATCCACTGGCGGCAACGGCGCTGCGTCTGGCGGGCGTCACTTCCGCACCAGAGCTGGCCGAGATTGCTGTTGTCGTCGGCCTTGCCCAGAATATGGCGGCGCTGCGCGCATTGGCGACAGAGGGCATCCAACGTGGCCATATGGCGCTTCACGCCCGCAACATTGCGATTGTCGCCGGGGCCGAGGGCGCCGAAGTCGATGAAATCGCACGCCAGCTTGCCGCAGATCACGACGTGCGCGTCGAGCGGGCGAAGGAATTGCTAGACCATATGCGCAAGTAA
- a CDS encoding TRAP transporter small permease subunit — translation MTGLNRVLFRIAGLAMLVIVPLMLFAVLMRYLLNAPSPWAMELALMIFGPYFLLGGPYLLHTRGHVNMDLIERSASPCLRRIFQLLNYPIIIAFCFILLFYAVPFAQDSIAYRETSFSTWNPQIWPVKLAIPIALLLMGLQAVAEWLRVIFGDPTALIRHEHDPEEMV, via the coding sequence GTGACCGGACTGAACCGGGTTCTGTTCCGCATCGCCGGGCTGGCGATGCTGGTGATCGTGCCGCTAATGCTGTTCGCGGTTCTGATGCGCTATCTGCTGAATGCGCCTTCGCCCTGGGCGATGGAGCTGGCACTGATGATCTTCGGGCCGTATTTCCTGCTGGGCGGGCCGTATCTTCTTCATACGCGCGGCCATGTGAACATGGACCTGATCGAGCGAAGCGCGTCGCCCTGCCTGCGTCGGATATTCCAGTTGCTGAACTATCCGATCATTATCGCTTTCTGTTTTATCCTGCTTTTCTACGCAGTCCCGTTTGCGCAGGACAGCATCGCCTATCGCGAAACCTCTTTCTCAACATGGAACCCGCAGATCTGGCCCGTCAAACTGGCCATCCCGATAGCGCTTCTGCTCATGGGCCTGCAAGCAGTGGCCGAATGGCTGCGCGTCATCTTCGGTGATCCGACAGCGCTGATCCGCCATGAACACGATCCAGAGGAGATGGTCTGA
- the nrdE gene encoding class 1b ribonucleoside-diphosphate reductase subunit alpha: MLDDRLNRPKPEAKDYHALNAMLNLYDDAGQIQFDADRKAARQYFLQHVNQNTVFFHSLDEKLGYLVDEGYYDAAVLDQYSKNFQRKIWDEAFALKFRFPTFLGAFKYYTSYTLKTWDGERFLERYEDRVVMVALTLARGDEALALRLMEEIIAGRFQPATPTFLNAGKRARGEFVSCFLLRIEDNMESIGRSINSALQLSKRGGGVALMLTNIREHGAPIKGIANQSSGVIPVMKLLEDSFSYANQLGARQGAGAVYLNAHHPDILRFLDTKRENADEKIRIKTLSLGVVIPDITFELAKKNEDMYLFSPHDVQKVYGVPFSDISVSEKYHEMVDNSAIRKKKINARAFFQTIAEIQFESGYPYIMFEDTVNAANPIAGRIAMSNLCSEILQVNTASEFNDDLSYAQMGTDISCNLGSLNIAKAMDSGDLAGTVGTAIRALNAVSEMSAIDSVPSIRKGNDEGHAIGLGQMNLHGYLARERIHYGSPEGIDFTNIYFATVLYHALRESNALAKERGKSFAGFEESKYANGTFFDKYVDRDWLPETDRVKELFAEAGIEVPTRAEWEALRDAVMTDGLYNRNLQAVPPTGSISYINYATSSIHPITAKIEVRKEGKIGRVYYPAPYMTNDNLEFYRDAYEIGPEAIIDTYAAATQHVDQGLSLTLFFPADATTRDINRAQIYAWKKGIKTIYYIRLRQAALEGTEVEGCVSCTL; this comes from the coding sequence ATGCTTGATGACCGCCTGAACCGTCCAAAGCCAGAGGCAAAGGACTATCACGCGCTGAACGCGATGCTGAACCTGTATGATGATGCGGGCCAGATCCAGTTCGACGCGGACCGGAAGGCGGCGCGACAGTACTTCCTGCAGCATGTGAACCAGAACACGGTTTTCTTCCACAGCCTTGACGAAAAGCTGGGCTACCTGGTGGACGAAGGCTATTACGACGCGGCTGTGCTGGACCAGTATTCGAAGAACTTCCAGCGCAAGATCTGGGATGAGGCCTTTGCGCTGAAATTCCGCTTCCCGACCTTCCTGGGTGCGTTCAAATATTACACCTCCTACACGCTGAAAACATGGGATGGCGAACGCTTCCTTGAGCGGTACGAGGATCGCGTCGTCATGGTCGCGCTGACGCTGGCACGCGGGGATGAGGCATTGGCGCTTCGGTTGATGGAGGAAATCATTGCCGGCCGTTTCCAGCCTGCGACGCCGACCTTCCTGAACGCTGGCAAAAGGGCGCGGGGCGAGTTCGTATCCTGCTTCCTGCTGCGGATCGAAGACAATATGGAATCCATCGGGCGTTCCATCAATTCGGCGCTGCAACTGTCGAAGCGTGGCGGTGGCGTGGCGCTGATGCTGACCAATATCCGTGAACATGGCGCGCCGATCAAAGGTATCGCCAACCAGTCATCCGGTGTGATCCCGGTCATGAAGCTTCTTGAAGACAGCTTCAGCTATGCCAACCAGCTTGGCGCTCGGCAGGGTGCGGGTGCTGTTTACCTTAACGCCCACCACCCGGATATTCTGCGCTTCCTCGATACCAAGCGCGAGAACGCGGATGAGAAGATCCGCATCAAGACGCTAAGCCTTGGCGTGGTGATCCCGGACATCACGTTCGAACTCGCGAAGAAGAATGAGGATATGTACCTCTTCTCGCCCCATGATGTGCAGAAGGTTTACGGCGTGCCGTTCTCGGATATTTCGGTGAGCGAGAAATATCATGAGATGGTCGACAACTCTGCCATCCGCAAAAAGAAGATCAACGCCCGCGCGTTCTTCCAGACGATTGCCGAAATCCAGTTCGAATCCGGCTATCCCTATATCATGTTCGAGGACACGGTTAACGCAGCGAACCCGATTGCAGGGCGCATCGCCATGTCGAACCTGTGCAGCGAGATTCTGCAGGTGAACACGGCGTCGGAATTCAATGACGACCTGTCCTATGCGCAGATGGGTACGGATATTTCCTGCAACCTCGGCTCTTTGAACATTGCGAAGGCGATGGATAGCGGCGATCTGGCTGGCACCGTTGGCACGGCGATCCGTGCGCTGAACGCGGTTTCTGAAATGTCCGCCATCGACAGCGTTCCGTCCATCCGCAAGGGCAATGACGAAGGCCATGCGATCGGGCTGGGCCAGATGAACCTGCATGGCTATCTGGCGCGGGAGCGTATCCATTACGGCAGCCCCGAAGGGATAGACTTTACCAATATCTATTTCGCGACCGTGCTGTATCACGCCCTGCGCGAATCCAACGCGCTTGCGAAAGAGCGTGGCAAAAGCTTCGCCGGCTTCGAAGAATCGAAATACGCCAACGGCACCTTCTTCGATAAATATGTCGATCGCGACTGGCTGCCGGAAACCGACCGCGTGAAGGAATTGTTCGCTGAAGCCGGGATCGAGGTTCCCACCCGCGCAGAATGGGAAGCGCTGCGCGACGCGGTCATGACCGATGGGCTGTATAACCGCAACCTTCAGGCGGTGCCGCCGACAGGCTCGATCAGCTATATCAACTATGCCACGTCTTCGATCCACCCGATCACGGCAAAGATCGAGGTCCGCAAGGAAGGCAAGATCGGCCGCGTCTATTACCCCGCGCCCTACATGACGAACGACAATCTGGAGTTCTATCGCGACGCCTACGAAATCGGCCCCGAGGCGATCATCGACACCTACGCCGCCGCAACCCAGCATGTCGATCAGGGCCTTTCGCTGACCCTGTTCTTCCCCGCCGATGCCACGACGCGCGACATTAACCGCGCCCAGATCTACGCTTGGAAAAAGGGCATCAAGACCATCTATTACATCCGCCTGCGTCAAGCGGCCCTTGAGGGGACCGAAGTCGAAGGCTGCGTTTCCTGCACGCTGTGA
- a CDS encoding DUF2254 domain-containing protein, whose amino-acid sequence MTSWLDTGWVMRLREQLRKMWVRVILYSLAGIVLALAAPFVGPWLPYIPKIDLASGSVGSLLNIIASSMLAVTTFSMSIIVGAYGSATSNATPRATRLLEEDHTAQTAVSIFIGSFLFSIVGIIGLSAGLYPDKARVLLFVATLGDIALIAWALVRWVNHLNEFGRMSDIIERIEDAAKPSARKYRDRPALGARPQADALPDGLPLVSSDQSGYVRYVDVEDLQAIASHAGIKVEILRMPGKYVHRGEALLRLTGPVAEDVTIGLRRAFSLGESRSFDQDLTYGMTVLSEVASKALSPGINDPGTAIEVLRAGTRVLETLHERSDKQDEVTCDLIFAPPLNVANVYSVFFAPIARDGAGLVEVQETLQDCLGAVARFGDREAAEREAKRARSRAGAELSEDWELARVDG is encoded by the coding sequence ATGACAAGCTGGCTGGACACAGGATGGGTGATGCGGCTGCGAGAGCAGTTGCGCAAGATGTGGGTGCGGGTGATCCTCTACAGCCTTGCGGGCATTGTACTGGCGCTCGCCGCGCCGTTTGTCGGGCCTTGGCTGCCGTACATCCCGAAGATCGACCTTGCATCCGGATCGGTCGGATCGCTGCTGAACATCATCGCCTCGTCCATGCTGGCGGTCACGACATTTTCCATGTCGATCATCGTCGGCGCATATGGCTCTGCCACCTCGAACGCCACCCCCCGCGCCACCCGCCTGTTGGAAGAGGATCACACCGCCCAGACAGCGGTGTCGATCTTCATCGGATCTTTCCTGTTCAGCATTGTCGGCATCATCGGCCTGTCAGCGGGGCTGTATCCCGACAAGGCGCGGGTTCTGCTGTTCGTCGCAACGCTTGGCGATATTGCCCTTATCGCCTGGGCGCTTGTCCGTTGGGTGAACCACCTGAACGAATTCGGCCGGATGAGCGATATTATCGAGAGGATCGAGGATGCCGCGAAACCCTCGGCCCGAAAATACCGCGACCGCCCTGCCCTTGGGGCGCGCCCGCAGGCCGATGCCCTGCCCGACGGGCTGCCGCTGGTCTCATCCGATCAATCCGGCTATGTCCGGTATGTTGATGTAGAGGACCTGCAAGCCATCGCCAGCCATGCGGGCATCAAGGTCGAAATCCTGCGGATGCCCGGCAAATATGTGCATCGGGGCGAGGCATTGTTGCGCCTCACCGGCCCGGTGGCCGAAGATGTGACCATCGGCCTGCGCCGCGCCTTTTCCCTGGGGGAATCGCGCAGCTTCGATCAGGATCTGACCTATGGCATGACCGTGCTGAGCGAGGTCGCAAGCAAAGCGCTGTCGCCCGGCATCAACGACCCCGGCACCGCGATAGAGGTGCTGCGGGCCGGCACCCGCGTGCTGGAAACCCTGCATGAGCGCAGCGATAAGCAGGACGAGGTCACCTGCGACCTGATCTTTGCGCCGCCGCTGAATGTGGCCAATGTCTATTCGGTTTTCTTCGCACCCATCGCCCGTGATGGCGCCGGGCTGGTCGAGGTTCAGGAAACCTTGCAGGATTGCCTTGGCGCCGTCGCTCGCTTCGGCGACCGCGAAGCCGCCGAGCGAGAGGCGAAGCGCGCCCGCAGCCGTGCCGGGGCAGAGTTGAGCGAAGATTGGGAACTGGCGCGGGTCGACGGCTGA
- the nrdF gene encoding class 1b ribonucleoside-diphosphate reductase subunit beta, with protein MKDAINTARAVPAAVNWNRLQDDKDLEIWNRLTANFWLPEKVPLSNDIQSWSQLKESEQKLTIRVFTGLTLLDTIQNTVGAPSLLPDAITPHEEAVLTNISFMEAVHARSYSSVFSTLCQTSEVDEAFRWSSENEHLQAKSRLILDEYNSTDHPLKKKIASVFLESFLFYSGFYLPMHWSSRARLTNTADLIRLIIRDEAIHGYYIGYKFQRGLEQITEAERAELKDFAFALLFDLYDIETKYTESLYDPVNLTEDVKTFLHYNANKALQNLGYEALFPPEACKVSPAILAALSPNSDENHDFFSGSGSSYVIGKAVATEDEDWDF; from the coding sequence ATGAAAGATGCCATCAATACTGCCCGCGCCGTTCCCGCCGCAGTCAACTGGAACCGTCTTCAGGACGACAAGGATCTGGAGATCTGGAACCGGCTGACAGCCAATTTCTGGCTGCCGGAAAAGGTGCCGCTGTCGAACGACATTCAAAGCTGGTCGCAGCTGAAAGAGTCCGAGCAGAAGCTGACAATCCGTGTTTTCACCGGGCTGACGCTGCTTGACACGATCCAGAACACGGTCGGCGCGCCGTCCTTGCTGCCCGACGCCATCACCCCGCATGAAGAGGCGGTGCTGACCAATATCTCTTTCATGGAGGCGGTTCACGCACGCAGCTATTCTTCGGTCTTCTCGACGCTGTGTCAGACCTCCGAAGTGGACGAGGCCTTCCGCTGGTCGTCCGAGAATGAGCATCTGCAGGCGAAATCGCGGCTGATTCTGGATGAATATAACAGCACCGATCACCCGCTGAAAAAGAAGATCGCCAGCGTGTTTCTGGAAAGCTTCCTGTTCTATTCCGGCTTCTATCTGCCGATGCACTGGTCTAGCCGTGCGCGCCTGACCAACACCGCCGACCTGATCCGCCTGATCATCCGGGATGAGGCAATCCACGGCTATTACATCGGCTATAAATTCCAGCGTGGGCTGGAGCAGATTACCGAAGCCGAACGGGCAGAGCTGAAAGATTTCGCCTTCGCGCTGCTGTTCGACCTTTATGATATCGAAACCAAATATACCGAATCCCTTTATGATCCGGTAAACCTGACCGAGGACGTGAAGACGTTCCTGCATTACAACGCCAACAAGGCCCTGCAAAACCTGGGCTATGAGGCGCTGTTCCCGCCGGAAGCCTGCAAGGTTTCGCCTGCGATCCTTGCCGCGCTGTCACCGAACTCGGACGAAAACCACGACTTCTTCTCTGGCTCCGGCTCCAGCTATGTCATCGGCAAGGCGGTCGCGACCGAGGATGAAGACTGGGATTTTTGA
- a CDS encoding TRAP transporter large permease has protein sequence MSPTLILVLMFGGLTAFLLTGLPVAFVLGGLSVLFTVLFWDANALVLMILQIFDTMKSEALLGIPLYIFMAVLLQRSGVIGDLYRAMELWFGRLRGGLAIGTVVICILMAAMTGVVGAAVTAMGMLALPEMLRRGYAPGLATGTICASGTLGILIPPSVLTIVYSVTAQVSIGKMLIAGIVPGLLLGGLYILYIAIICRIRPDMAPLRDDAPTATRAEKLASLTTLILPALIIVMVLGSIFFGIATPTEAAAVGVAGAALAAALRGTLKWPTISAACTETMTATAMILWITLGAKAYVAIFTGLGGADTLLNLIEGMNVNRYVILAVMMVLLVFLGTVLDEIGIILLTVPVFMPIVQHLGFDPIWFGVLFALTIQMGYISPPFGYTLFYIKSTLPPNIGMGTVYRGILPFFLLQFLGLLICTAFPGLMTYLPSLMGG, from the coding sequence ATGTCACCGACGCTGATCCTTGTCCTCATGTTTGGCGGGTTGACCGCATTCCTGCTGACCGGCCTGCCCGTCGCCTTCGTGCTTGGTGGATTGTCGGTGCTGTTCACCGTTCTGTTCTGGGACGCGAATGCACTGGTGCTGATGATCCTTCAGATCTTCGACACCATGAAGTCAGAGGCATTGCTGGGCATACCACTTTACATTTTCATGGCTGTCCTGCTGCAAAGATCAGGTGTGATCGGCGATCTCTACCGCGCGATGGAGCTTTGGTTCGGCCGCCTTCGCGGCGGGTTGGCGATTGGCACGGTCGTTATCTGTATCCTGATGGCCGCGATGACCGGCGTCGTAGGTGCGGCGGTCACGGCGATGGGTATGCTTGCCCTGCCCGAAATGTTGCGGCGCGGTTACGCGCCGGGATTGGCGACCGGCACGATCTGCGCATCGGGGACGTTGGGCATCCTGATCCCCCCATCCGTGCTGACCATCGTCTATTCTGTGACAGCACAGGTCAGCATCGGTAAGATGCTGATTGCGGGCATTGTCCCCGGCCTTTTGCTGGGCGGGCTTTACATCCTGTATATCGCGATCATCTGCCGCATTCGTCCCGATATGGCACCTCTGCGCGATGATGCACCCACGGCCACGCGGGCAGAGAAGCTGGCTTCGCTGACCACGCTGATCCTGCCGGCGCTGATCATCGTCATGGTCCTCGGCTCTATCTTCTTCGGCATTGCGACCCCGACAGAGGCGGCAGCGGTAGGCGTCGCTGGCGCAGCCCTTGCTGCAGCGCTGCGCGGTACGCTGAAATGGCCGACGATCAGTGCCGCCTGCACCGAAACCATGACCGCCACGGCCATGATCCTGTGGATCACATTGGGCGCAAAGGCCTATGTGGCGATATTCACCGGCCTTGGCGGCGCAGATACGCTGCTAAACCTGATCGAAGGGATGAACGTTAACCGCTATGTCATTCTCGCGGTGATGATGGTCCTGCTGGTTTTCCTTGGCACCGTTCTGGACGAAATCGGGATCATCCTGCTGACCGTCCCGGTTTTCATGCCCATCGTGCAGCATCTGGGCTTTGATCCGATCTGGTTCGGCGTGCTGTTCGCGCTGACCATTCAGATGGGATATATCAGCCCGCCCTTCGGCTATACGCTGTTTTATATCAAAAGCACGCTGCCGCCGAATATCGGTATGGGCACGGTCTATCGCGGCATCCTGCCCTTCTTCCTGCTGCAATTCCTTGGCCTGCTGATCTGCACGGCCTTCCCGGGGCTGATGACATATCTGCCCAGCCTGATGGGCGGATGA